Within the Thermosynechococcaceae cyanobacterium Okahandja genome, the region TCCTAAGTGTGGAGCCGTTCACCAAGAATGGGCTGAACTGGGGAATCGTTACCACGTTTGTTCTGACTGTGGTTTTGAGATTTCCAGAGACAAGGGAGCTGCGATGGTGATGTACAACGTTGCAACGAATCAGCAACCGGGGGTTGGAATGACCCTCGTTAGTCTTGGATGTCTTAGCTCTACTTCAGAGACTCGTAAGCATACGGGTTCGATGAAGCAACTAGGGCAGAAGAAGAGACGGAAATCCTCTGCTACGGTGGAATCTGGGGTCTTAGAAGCCCCATCCGCCTGTGTGGTGGGGTAGTTCATGTAAATCAGTGTTCACTGACGGTGTTGTGCCGCTGTAGCGGAAGGTTAGATCCGTATCGCCCATCATAATAATGTCGCCGTGGTGCAACACCCGCTCCTCGGTAATTGGCGTGCCGTTAATTAGGGTACCATTGCGGCTTCCGGCGTCCCGGATCAGGTAAATTAAGTCACTGCTGCGGGGGCGTAGCTCAATTGTGGCTTGATGGCGGGAAATAAAGGGGTCGTTAATAATGACATCGCACTCCCGAGAGCGGCCAATTTTCCAAAAGGGTTTACCCGCTAAGTGATACTTGCCAACAATGATTCCTTGGGAGCGGACGACTAACCATGCTTGCTTCTCAAGATCGGGAGGACGAGCCATAGCAGTTTACAATCAATACTTCCATCATACGCACTCAATCTTGCAACAAGGGCAGATGAAGTCATCCGGCTAATTAAGGCAGTTCGGTACTTCTACGGATGTCAATTCTCCCTCAAACGTAATTCAATATAACTATTGAGTAATGTGTACCGTTAATTGAGCGAATCTTTAAGTGCCCTGTCCCAATATCTCAACTGAAGGCTGATGATGAAGCGCCCACCCCTTGTGCCGGATACCTCTGGATCTGCCCAACCTGATACGTCTTTGACAGGGTCTAGTTCGCAGGTTATTCCAACCCAGCCGCTAAAGTTACGGCGATCGCTCCTTGCCAATACGTTGGTGATGGCAACGGGGCTAGGGATTTTGGCGTTTACCGGTATTTTTCTGTTTCATCACCTGACCAGCGTGCGCAGTCGGGATGCGGTGGTGAATGGCATTATTACCAATGTGCGCGCTCCGGAAGAGGGTACTTTGGTTGAAATTCGCGCTCAAGTGGGGGACTTTATTCACCCGCTGGATGGCCCGGTTGCGGTGTTAAACAACGCTCACGTGAGTACCGCTGGGGTCAAAAATATTGAGACATGGCTGCAAAGTCGCCGTGGCGAGCTAGGGGCCGCAAAGGCAAAGCTAGCCCAACTACAGAGCCTACTCGCCTCTGCTGCAGCGGACAGCACCCATCAACAGCGCCTAGAAATCACCCAGAGCGATCGCCGCGTTGCTGCCGCCAAAGCAGAACTGGCAGCGGCCCAAGCCAACCTTGCCGATGCCAAAGCGCGACATGAGTTAGCCAAAATTAACTATCAGCGCTTTAGCAGCCTAGCCCAACAGGGGGCAGTGGCTCAGTCCCAAGCCGATGCGGCTCGCACTGAACTGCAACAAAGCCAAGCCCAAGTGCGCCACCATCAGCGCACCGTTGAGGCGGCAGCCCGCACGGTCGAAGCATTAGCCGCAGAAGCCCGAGCCGCCCAACTGGGGCTAACCCTGCGCAACACCCGCAGTA harbors:
- a CDS encoding FHA domain-containing protein translates to MARPPDLEKQAWLVVRSQGIIVGKYHLAGKPFWKIGRSRECDVIINDPFISRHQATIELRPRSSDLIYLIRDAGSRNGTLINGTPITEERVLHHGDIIMMGDTDLTFRYSGTTPSVNTDLHELPHHTGGWGF
- a CDS encoding HlyD family efflux transporter periplasmic adaptor subunit, with the translated sequence MKRPPLVPDTSGSAQPDTSLTGSSSQVIPTQPLKLRRSLLANTLVMATGLGILAFTGIFLFHHLTSVRSRDAVVNGIITNVRAPEEGTLVEIRAQVGDFIHPLDGPVAVLNNAHVSTAGVKNIETWLQSRRGELGAAKAKLAQLQSLLASAAADSTHQQRLEITQSDRRVAAAKAELAAAQANLADAKARHELAKINYQRFSSLAQQGAVAQSQADAARTELQQSQAQVRHHQRTVEAAARTVEALAAEARAAQLGLTLRNTRSNYDPRLRLQELRMQIAEQAAIVSGIEAEIATKVQELAAAQQEVAQRQVVPVEAPVAGYVWHVDAQPGTFLGKGDAILQMLDCQRRWVDVFVDEQSLRLIHPGTKATIEPYGANKRVFRGTVVNIRSGLGRLNPGNDTALPIPENYPRQSQVRVEFDSSEHLGEGNFCYVGYTARVTFDLRSSP